Part of the Paenibacillus sp. YPG26 genome, GAAGGATCACTGAAATCCACTTTAAAAATTTCTTCTGGGGGATATTTCGTGATCAGGTACTCATCCAGCTTCAGGATTAATGCGGCAAGGTTCTCATCAGGCGGGGATACTTGTCGTACTTGAGTTCCAATTTCCATTGTAGTTGTACGCTCCTCTATGTATTTTTTCAATTGACGATGAAGAATTGCAGCCTCTGGAGCCGGAATATCCACCTGAACAGATTACCACAGTCATAAAGCGTGAGGCTCCCGGTGTGTCAATCACTCTATTTATGTTCAGTATTATACATTGCACTGCTCATTCAAACACCTACTTGACGTCTTCCAATCACCCCACTATAATAAAAAACCAAATACAGGAAGAAGCGAGTATCAAAGACATGATTCGCCTCAAGGACTGCACAGAGAGAGAAGTGATTGGTGGAAGCTTCTCCTGAGACCGGAAGCGAGTTACCCCTTTGTAGCCGTGAAATGGAACCTGCCGATGTGTATGCGGTGGTGGTATATTTCACCGATTGATCCCCGTTAACGGATTCTAATTAAGGATCTGCACATCCATGCAGCTTCGGTGATGCCGCAGCGAATGGAATGATGCAGATTGAATTAGGGTGGAACCACGAGCTGAACGCACTCGTCCCTTTGCTGGGAAGAGATGTGTTTTTTTGCGTTCAAACCTTGTTGTATCCAAAAAAAAGCTGCTGGAGGTATCCACCATGGACATGAAAGAGATTCAAGTATCCCTGCCGGACGGTTCCGTTCGGCTCTACCCGAATGGCATTACTGTGGAACAGATTGCCGCTTCAATCAGCCCGGGCCTTAGAAAGGCAGCCATTGCAGGCAAGGTGAACGGCCAGGCCGTTGATCTATCCAGGCCGATCGATGAGGATTGCGGGATTGAAATTCTAACTCTAGAGAGCCCGGGCGGGATTGAAGTATACCGTCACAGCACGGCTCATCTGATGGCACAGGCGATCCGGCGGATCTATGGTTCCCAAGCGGTGAAGCTGGGAATTGGCCCTGTAATCCAGGACGGATTCTATTACGATATCGACCTTGCGAAGCCGCTGTCTGTTCATGATCTAGAGCAGATTGAGGCCGAAATGGAGGCGATCATCCGGGAGGACCTGCCGATCAAGCGCCGGGTAGTCAGCCGGGAGGAGGCTGTTCGGCTGTTCAGCGAGCTTCAAGAGCCGCTTAAGCTGGAGCTTATTCATGAGCTGCCCGCGGAAGCCGTCATTACGCTGTATGAACAAGGTGAATTTGTGGATTTGTGCCGCGGCCCCCACCTTCCATCCACAGGCCGGATCAAGGCCTTCAAGCTGCAAAATGTAGCCGGAGCTTACTGGCGCGGAGACTCCAGCAATAAGATGCTGCAGCGGATCTACGGCACAGCCTTCCCGAAGAAAAGCCAGCTGGATGAGCATCTTCACCTGCTTGAAGAAGCGCGTAAGCGGGACCACCGCAAGCTAGGCAAGGAACTGGGGCTGTTCATGTTCTCGGAAGAGGCGCCGGGCATGCCCTTCTATCTGCCGAACGGGATGGTCATTCGGACCGAGCTTGAGAATTTCTCACGCGAAGCCCAGCATCAGTATGAATACGATGAGGTCCGCACTCCCTTCATGATGAACAAGGAGCTGTGGGAGCAATCCGGCCACTGGGACCACTACAAAGACAATATGTATTTCAGCAAGGTGGATGAGACTGAGTTCGCCCTGAAACCGATGAACTGCCCCGGCCATATGCTGATCTTCAAGAACAGCCTGCGCTCTTACCGTGAGCTTCCAATCCGGCTGGCAGAGTTCGGTCAGGTTCATCGCCACGAATTCTCCGGAGCACTGAATGGAATGATGAGGGTCCGGACGTTCTGCCAGGATGATGCGCATATCTTCATACGTCCAGACCAGATTGAAGAAGAGATCGGCCGGGTCATTGCACAGATTGGCCATGTCTATCAAGTGTTCGGATTCGAGTACAGGATTGAATTATCCACCCGCCCGGAGGATTCCATGGGATCGGAAGAGCTGTGGAATCAGGCCGAGCAATCCTTAAGGAATGTGCTTGACGGAAGAGGCGTAGACTACCGCCTTAATGAGGGCGACGGAGCTTTTTATGGACCGAAGATTGATTTCCATATCCTCGATGCCTTAGGACGCAGCTGGCAGTGTGGCACCATTCAGCTGGATTTCCAGATGCCTGAGAAATTTGATCTCACTTATATTGGGGAAGACAATCTGAAGCACCGGCCTGTCGTAATCCACCGCGCTGTGTATGGCTCCATCGACCGGTTCATGGGTATTCTGACTGAGCATTACAGCGGTGCTTTCCCGCTGTGGCTGGCACCGGTTCAAGCCCGGATTATCCCAGTCTCCGAGCCCTTTATAGATTATGCCCTTAAGGTAAAAGCTGAGCTTGCGGCAGCCGGCATACGTGCCGAAGTGGATGTACGCAATGAAAAGCTTGGCTATAAGATCCGCGAAGCGGGAGTGAAGAAGGTTCCTTATACGCTCGTTCTTGGAGAGAAGGAGCAGAGCTCCGGGACGGTATCGGTTCGCCAGAGAGCAGCGTGTGCGATTGGCGAGACTCCGCTAGAGTCTTTTGTCCAGCAGATGAGAGATGAAATTGCCTCAAGAAAATAAACATGCAGATCACAAAGAACGGTACCTTCGCCTTCAAGCGATAGTACCGTTCTTCATATATGAACCGAAGTCCCTTAGTAGTGTCAGCCTTGAGCTACCAGCTTAACTTGGATGTTGAACGGATCTCTGGCGAACCAGTCCCCCTGCTTCTGCTGAACTTCAGCCCCGGCATTCTTGAGCCGCTGAACCACGGCCTCGAGCTCGGAGCGGTCAGGAAGAACCAGCTCATAATAATCCAGACCCGCTGCATTCTCCGGAACCGGCGGAGCGCCAACTCCTGCCCATGTGTTAAGACCAATATGATGGTGATATCCCCCGGCGGAAATGAACAAGGCGGCTTGCCCATAAGTGGCAACAATATCAAAGCCTAGAACCTGAGTATAAAATTCTTCGGCCTTCTTCAGGTCAGAGACGTGGAAATGCACGTGACCGATCTGCGTACCGAGCGGCAGCCCTGCCCATTCCAGGCCTTCCGATGCGGCAAGAAGTCCTTCGATATCCACTTGGTCTGTAGACATCACATAGTGGCCTTGTTCATCCCGCTGCCACGTCTCCCGCGGACGATCCGCATAAATCTCGATCCCGTTGTTGTCGGGATCATTAATATAAAGTGCCTCGCTGACCAGGTGATCCCCCTGCCCGACAGATATTTGGTGCTCGATCAGGTTGCGTACAGCCAGCCCAAGTGAAGCCCGATCTGGAAGCAGAATGGCAAAGTGGTACAGCCCTGCCCCCGCTTTTCTCGGCAGCACATCCGCATGATCCAGCTCCCGCAGAACTACAAGAGGATGAACACCGTCCACGGTGAGCTCAGCTGTATTTCCCTTACGGTTAAGCTCTTTCAATCCTACAACTTCCTTATAGAAAGCAACCGACCGCTCAAGATTGCTTACCTTTAACTTGACGATACCAATTCTAGCAGCCGGGTGTATGTGAGTTGTCATCTCTCTCATCCTTTCAGGTCGTGTTCTGATTATTGAGTTGAATTAGTCCGTTTTCTTGCGAACAGCGAATCCAGTGACAACGGCGTTGTCTCTGTGAAGACCAAATGCAGAGCAATCAAGGCAAAGGCGATATCGAGCTCATACCCTGCCATCTGGCCATTACCCAGAAGTCCGGCAGGCAGCTTAGCTGAGAGCACAGCACCGATCATAATGACGATAACAATGGCGGATACATACCTTGTGAACAAGCCTAAAATGAGGGCAATCCCTACAACAAGCTCTGTATAAGCGATGACGTAACCCAGCACACCAGGTAATCCTAGGCTTTGGAACCAGCCCGAAATATTCGGAAGACCTGTCTGGAATTTGTTGATTGCATGAGCTACGAATAGTATGCCCAGAGCAATACGCATAAGAGTGGATACATTTTTGTTCATCATCATAAAAACTTCCCTTCTAAATTTGTTATTTGAATAATTAATTCATATTACTAATAACATAGGCCGAATTTCGTGTTGTTTATTACTAATATGAATAATTATTTTGTATTAACAATTTATCACGAGATTATATTTCATGTCAACCATTTATTTGTTATAATAAATAAAAAATTAGTATTAGTAATAAACAAGGAGGGATAACTATGGATACCATGGACATCGGCTCTAATATCCGGGCCATCCGGAAAAGCAAAAGGCTGTCCATCGGACAAATATGCGAAAAAACAGGATTATCCCAAGGCTTTATGAGCCAGGTGGAGAATAACAAAACCTCCCCTTCCATCGCCACTTTGGACAGTATTGCCGGAGCACTGGATGTTCCGCTTGCCTTCCTGCTGCTTAAGAAGGATGAGCGTATGCATATTATCCGCAAGGAGGAGCGCCGTAAAACCATTTACGGAAAGGGACAGTTCGAGGTTGAGCATCTAAGCGACCGGGGCAATGTGAAAATGATGCTCGTGGAGATGCCGCCTGGCACCTCAACCGAAGAAGCCCACGCGCATGCTGGCGAAGAGATTCATTTCGTCATCCAGGGTACGCTCTATGCCGAGCAAGGCGATGTCTCCGCCACCTTAAATGCGGGCGACGCATTCAGCTGGAAAGCCTGTTTCCCTCATTATGTGAAGAACATTGGGGATGAGCCTGCGATTGTGCTGATATCGGTACATCGGGGTGGTGGCAGTGAAGATTAGGAATTGTAACCACTGATGGCCGCTGCGCTGCCGGATCGCCTTTCGATCGCTGTTATCCCCGGATTCTCTGAATTGAACTAGATGTATGAATCCGGGGATAAGCTGATGCTTCCGAAGCAGCTTTCTTTCAGAAAGCTTTTAGGCGAACGCTATGCTTCTACAGGCGATTCCGGCCGCTCCGCTGGGTGCGTGCATGGGGGTAATCCCAAACTTCTCTGAGGTTTGAGGGTAGCAATAAGAGGGCTGACCTTTCATGGGGTCAGCCCTCTTAGGGTTAGCGCGTCTTGTAGGCCTTCGCTTCTACAGGCGGATTCCGCCTCGAATTAGTACGAGCACCTTGGCTAGTGCTTAGCTTCCGGCTTCCACCGGATTCCACTTCACGATGGGATACCATTGACTAGCTAACCGTAACGGTTGCCACTAACTTTGGCTAACAGTAGGCGATCCGTCATCACGTTCATGACTTTCCCTCAAAGATGGCGCTCATGATAGACGCACATAAATAAAGATTGTCTTACATAGAAGACTGTCTTGCCTCAATATACGAGTGAAATAATCAGGTAAATTGCATATAGAGAAAAAATAGCAGCAAATATTACTTTGTACACAGCTTGAAAAGGTTTGTTGTTTTTCTTCTTAGTTTCGTAAAGAATCAGGTAAGCGATAGATACTACTATAATGAATATCGCTAAAATCGTTGACAATGTAGGTGGCATGGCTTGTTCTCCTTTTAAATGAAGTACCAGCTATTCAATTACATCCACATGGAATAACAACTACATATTAAACCCCTTTAAGAAGTAAAAGTTTGGGGGAATTAATTTTAGTGCCTACATTTTAGTACCTACATATGTTTATGTGCCATACATGGATAAGATGATCATCTAAATCCGCCGCACTACTCTGGCTTCGTATTCAAAGGCTTCAGATTCGCCTCGATCTGTGCTCGCTGGGGTTCAAGGAACGGCGGAAGGGCAAGAGATTCGCCTAAGTGCTCCAAATCCTCATCCGTGGCGAAGCCGGGTCCGTCCGTAGCGAATTCGAACAGTATTCCGTTCGGCTCCCGGAAGTACAGCGAATGGAAATAGAAACGGTCCACATAACCGGAGTTCGGGAATCGGCCTTCGCTGATTTTGGAGATCCAGGCATGAAGCTCCTCATCGTTATCCACCCGGAAGGCCACGTGGTGGACTCCGCCCCGGCCGAGCCGTTCACGGGGAAGGTCGTTCCTCTCCTCAATATGTACCTCCGCGCCGCTTCCACCTTCGCCTGTTTCAAATATGAGAATGTCCGGCTGCCCAGCTGTGAATGCGGGATATTTGCCTTTGGCGCGGAATCCAAGCAGGTCCTGAAGTACGGCGATCGTTGGCTGCGGATCTTGCACCGTCAGCTTAACCGGGCCCAAGCCTACTATCCCGTACGCCTTCGGAACAGGACTCTTCGCCCAAGGGTTCCCCCCTGCTACCCCGCGATTGTTCTCATCGGAGACCAGAATGAAGCGCTGACCCTCCCCATCCCTGAATGCCAGTGCGGAGCGGCCCGCCACTTGAGTAATCTCATCATGCTCAACTCCGAACTGATCCAGCCGCCCTTTCCAGTACACAAGTGCTTCATCACTAGGGACGCGCAGGGACAAAGCCGAGATGCTGCTGACTCCTTCGCGGTTGCGTCCTGCCATGGGAATCTCGAAGAAGGTTAGCTCTGTACCCGGGTTCCCCTCCTCATCTCCGTAGAACAGATGGTATACACGGGTATCGTCCTGATTCACGGTCTTCTTAATCAGACGAAGTCCAAGCACTTCGGTATAAAATTTAAAATTGTCTGCTGCATGAGCTGTTATGGCGGAAACGTGATGTATGCCTTTGAGTTCCATAACTGCACCCCCGGTTGTTATAATTTATGGTGATTAAGTCTATTATACACTAAATATTAGTTATTTACAAAATGTAAGTTACTAGTCATTATACTCACAACCATCTCCATCCTAGTTATCAAGCCAATGGTAATGTAAGTAACGTTGATATGAACTCAACTGGATTACTGCCCGATTGAGCATTCACGGACAATTGCTTTAATCCGGCCTTAATCCGGCCTTGATCCAGCCTTACTCTTTCACTCCATCCAGCAATCACTATGCTTAACTCTTAACTGGACTAACTAGCGTATATGTTTTATCTGGGTAATCAGCCTGTCGACAGTCTTCCTCAGCCGGCTTCGTCTGTCAGGGATAAGCTCGATATGCAGCTTCGCGGCGATTAACTCTGCGGTCTGCGAAATAGTAAGGTGATCGGTGTACACATGCTCTGCGAAGGCATCACCCGCAAGCTCTCGAACGCACCTGTCCATCTGTTGGGCCGCCCAGGAACGAGAGCCCTCGAATCGGCTTCGCAATCTCCTCTTAAGTGTGTCCTTCGTTAAAGTTAGTGTGAAATGACGCAGGTTCAGGCCATCACCCCTTAGCCTCCCAACGATCTCATCCCAATACCCGACATCTGTGATGGTCATCGGAACAATAATCGTTCCCTCATATCTGGATGTAATGTAGGTCAGCATTTCATAGTTAAATGTCCGCCACAAGAGGTGCTCTTGAAAGTCACTCCGGGCCGCCTCCATAGGAATATTATCCCGAATATAATATCCTGTATTCTCCGGATCGAATACGAACGAATCGGGAATCCGCCGGTGCAGCTCATAAGCCGTCTGGGTCTTCCCGGCGCCAAATGCCCCGTTTAACCAAATTATCACAATGTTCACTCCTTCTGCTGCATACCCGCCTCTAAATAAAAAAACAACTCAAAAGACTGAGTTGTTGGCACGATAGTCATTTCTTTATAACCTTCTTCTTCGGCAGCACCTTGTTCTCATACCGAATCATTTTCCGGAACATTCGTTGGTCCTTAAGCGCATTGAAAATATACTTATCCGGCCGGGTATTGACCTCGATGATCCAGGGCTTCAGATCTGTATCCAGTCCTATGTCTATCCCGTAAGCCCGAAATCTTGGGAAAATTCCGCTAAGATGGCTGCTTACCCGTATGCCAAGCCGATGCAGACGATGGATATATCTGCGAATCTCCGCTTGGGACATGAGCGGGGCAAGCAGCTCTTCCACCGGTTTTGGCTGACCTCCGTTATGATAGTTTGTTACGACTTTGTTCGGCTGGGCCACCCGCCCAACGATCCCCGTAACTTCCCACTTGCTCTGTGGATTCCGCTGGACCATCACGCGCAGATCGAACGGTCTGCCATGATGGCGAAGCAGCGGGATTCCTTGCTGGACCAGGTAGAGCCTGCGCCCTCTGCTCTTCTCGAATGCCTCATAAGCATGGTCGAACGACTTGAACCTACGGCTCTGCGTCCCGTTCTGCAGCAGGTAACCGTCAAGTGTACGCGACAGCTTGTATATCCCGTACCCACCAGTCCCATGACTGGGCTTGAGGTAGACCGCCCGGTGCCGCTCCAACATTTCCCGTACACGCTTGCGGTCTGCCGGAGCCGTCTGGGGCAGATGTCTGGCCAGTTCCTTCTCCTTACTCATCGCCTGGTGCTTGCCAAGCTTATTATTAAGGTACACCCCGGATCACCTCACTATCTAACATCATTACTTTAGGATGAACTAAAGAAATGTACGTCAGGACATATACTTAGATATATGCGGGAGCTTCTGCCGGGGTTTGGATACTGCGGCTTTGTCGTGCAAAAAATTTTCCGGATAGCCTCTATAATTCAACCTTCAGAATCCCGCTCGCCTCCACGGCTTGAACCGCATGCCTGAGCATCTCCTCATCCTGGACCAGGGCCAGCCGGACATGACCTTCTCCTGATGGGCCAAATGCGCTGCCCGGGGTAACGATAACCCCTGCTTTGCTCACCATGTCCATCGCGAAATTCTCGGATGTCTCATAATGTGCAGGAATTCTTGTCCAGATGAACATAGTGGCCGCCGGTTTCTCCATATTCCAGCCGATACGTGTGAACCCCTCGCAGAGAATATCTCTTCGCCTTTCATAAGCCTTAGCCGTCTTCTCTACACTGCCCTGGTCACCCGTTATTGCAGCAATGGCCGCTTGCTGAATGGGAATGAACATCCCGTAGTCCATGTTGGACTTCAAGGTCTTGAGACGGGCTACAACCTCTGCATTCCCCAGGCAAAAGCCGATTCTTGCACCCGCCAATCCATACGTTTTGGATAACGAATTAAATTCCACGCCAACCTCCATCGCTCCCGGAAAAGCAAGAAAGCTTCCGCAAGTTCTGCCATCGAACACCAGCTCGCTGTAAGCATTGTCATGCAAGACGATTATGTCATATTTTTTGGCGAACCGGATCAGGTCTGTGTAGAAGCTGTCCGGCGCCAATGCCGCAGTAGGATTATTGGGGTAGGATACGATCATAAACTTGGCTCTGGCTGCGATATCCTCCGGTATATCCTGAAGCTGGATTAGATAATCATTCTTTTTTCTCTGCGGCATGAAATAGAGCTCTGCGCCGGCCAGCCGCGGCCCATCAGCGAATACGGGGTAGCAAGGATCGGGAACCAGCACCAGATCGCCCTCATCTATAATAGATAATGAGATATGGGCAAGCCCTTCTTGCGAACCTAACAAGGAGCAAATCTCCGTCTTCGGGTCGAGCTCTACTCCGTACCTGGTAAGGTACCAGCTGCCCGCCGCTTCTAACAGAGCGCTTTGATCATTGACTGCGTAAATATAATTGCTCTCATCGGCCGCCGCTGTGCACAGCGCATCAATAATATGGGGGGCGGGAGGAATATTGGGCGTCCCCACACTTAAGTCAATAACTGGCTGCCCCTGCTCCAGTCTCTTTCTCTTGATCTCCAGCAATTTGGTGAAGATGCCCTCCCCAAAATGGTTCATTCTTGTAGCAAACTTCATGATCGCTGCTCTCCTACTTTCTTATAAGCTTATATATAAATTATAGCTGTTCATCCATATAACCGCTCCTATTCCTGATAATCAGTCTCGGCCAGAATTGTCCTAGGTCCTCCTTTAATGAAGAAGATCTTCAATCATGGGATAGATATCCATGGGCTCTAACGTAGATTCAAATCTCCCTGCCACCTGGCCCCCGCGGCCGATCAGGAACTTGGAGAAGTTCCACTTTACCCCGTTACCGGCATGGATCTGCGGATGGTTTTCCCTAAGGAATTCGTCCATCCACTTCCCTTCCTTTGTCCGGGTATCGAAGCCTTGGAATGGGGCTCTTTGGGTTAAGAATTCAAATAAAGGATGGGCGGACGGCCCTCTAACCTCTGTCTTCTCAAATAGCGGGAAGGTTATCCCGTGGTGTGACACACAGGCTTCTGCAATCTCGGAGCTGCTCCCGGGCTCTTTCCCGTTGAACTGGTTGCATGGAAAACCGAGAATTTCAAGTCCTTGTCCCTGCCTGCGTTCGTACAGCTTCTGCAGGTCAGCGAATTGCCGGGAATAGCTGCACTGGCTGGCGGTGTTAACGATAAGAAGCACCTTTCCCCTATACTTGGACAGGGAGACCACTTCTCCCTGAATAGAGGTGGCCTGAAAATCGTAAATAGACATCTCCCCATCCCCCCTGGATATGGTAATTAATTTAGTCCATCATACCTCTCCTTCTCTTATTGTTCTAATATATAGTTCTAATAGCTTTTATAGGAATTGGATATAATCAGTAAACAAAAGGCAGTTATGAACGGATTCATAACTGCCTCTGTCTATCCTGACTATAAGGTTATAATTT contains:
- a CDS encoding XRE family transcriptional regulator, with the protein product MDIGSNIRAIRKSKRLSIGQICEKTGLSQGFMSQVENNKTSPSIATLDSIAGALDVPLAFLLLKKDERMHIIRKEERRKTIYGKGQFEVEHLSDRGNVKMMLVEMPPGTSTEEAHAHAGEEIHFVIQGTLYAEQGDVSATLNAGDAFSWKACFPHYVKNIGDEPAIVLISVHRGGGSED
- a CDS encoding AAA family ATPase, which encodes MIIWLNGAFGAGKTQTAYELHRRIPDSFVFDPENTGYYIRDNIPMEAARSDFQEHLLWRTFNYEMLTYITSRYEGTIIVPMTITDVGYWDEIVGRLRGDGLNLRHFTLTLTKDTLKRRLRSRFEGSRSWAAQQMDRCVRELAGDAFAEHVYTDHLTISQTAELIAAKLHIELIPDRRSRLRKTVDRLITQIKHIR
- a CDS encoding glutathione peroxidase, coding for MSIYDFQATSIQGEVVSLSKYRGKVLLIVNTASQCSYSRQFADLQKLYERRQGQGLEILGFPCNQFNGKEPGSSSEIAEACVSHHGITFPLFEKTEVRGPSAHPLFEFLTQRAPFQGFDTRTKEGKWMDEFLRENHPQIHAGNGVKWNFSKFLIGRGGQVAGRFESTLEPMDIYPMIEDLLH
- the thrS gene encoding threonine--tRNA ligase, translating into MDMKEIQVSLPDGSVRLYPNGITVEQIAASISPGLRKAAIAGKVNGQAVDLSRPIDEDCGIEILTLESPGGIEVYRHSTAHLMAQAIRRIYGSQAVKLGIGPVIQDGFYYDIDLAKPLSVHDLEQIEAEMEAIIREDLPIKRRVVSREEAVRLFSELQEPLKLELIHELPAEAVITLYEQGEFVDLCRGPHLPSTGRIKAFKLQNVAGAYWRGDSSNKMLQRIYGTAFPKKSQLDEHLHLLEEARKRDHRKLGKELGLFMFSEEAPGMPFYLPNGMVIRTELENFSREAQHQYEYDEVRTPFMMNKELWEQSGHWDHYKDNMYFSKVDETEFALKPMNCPGHMLIFKNSLRSYRELPIRLAEFGQVHRHEFSGALNGMMRVRTFCQDDAHIFIRPDQIEEEIGRVIAQIGHVYQVFGFEYRIELSTRPEDSMGSEELWNQAEQSLRNVLDGRGVDYRLNEGDGAFYGPKIDFHILDALGRSWQCGTIQLDFQMPEKFDLTYIGEDNLKHRPVVIHRAVYGSIDRFMGILTEHYSGAFPLWLAPVQARIIPVSEPFIDYALKVKAELAAAGIRAEVDVRNEKLGYKIREAGVKKVPYTLVLGEKEQSSGTVSVRQRAACAIGETPLESFVQQMRDEIASRK
- a CDS encoding VOC family protein is translated as MTTHIHPAARIGIVKLKVSNLERSVAFYKEVVGLKELNRKGNTAELTVDGVHPLVVLRELDHADVLPRKAGAGLYHFAILLPDRASLGLAVRNLIEHQISVGQGDHLVSEALYINDPDNNGIEIYADRPRETWQRDEQGHYVMSTDQVDIEGLLAASEGLEWAGLPLGTQIGHVHFHVSDLKKAEEFYTQVLGFDIVATYGQAALFISAGGYHHHIGLNTWAGVGAPPVPENAAGLDYYELVLPDRSELEAVVQRLKNAGAEVQQKQGDWFARDPFNIQVKLVAQG
- a CDS encoding YheC/YheD family protein, translated to MYLNNKLGKHQAMSKEKELARHLPQTAPADRKRVREMLERHRAVYLKPSHGTGGYGIYKLSRTLDGYLLQNGTQSRRFKSFDHAYEAFEKSRGRRLYLVQQGIPLLRHHGRPFDLRVMVQRNPQSKWEVTGIVGRVAQPNKVVTNYHNGGQPKPVEELLAPLMSQAEIRRYIHRLHRLGIRVSSHLSGIFPRFRAYGIDIGLDTDLKPWIIEVNTRPDKYIFNALKDQRMFRKMIRYENKVLPKKKVIKK
- a CDS encoding DoxX family protein, which translates into the protein MNKNVSTLMRIALGILFVAHAINKFQTGLPNISGWFQSLGLPGVLGYVIAYTELVVGIALILGLFTRYVSAIVIVIMIGAVLSAKLPAGLLGNGQMAGYELDIAFALIALHLVFTETTPLSLDSLFARKRTNSTQ
- a CDS encoding aminotransferase class I/II-fold pyridoxal phosphate-dependent enzyme gives rise to the protein MKFATRMNHFGEGIFTKLLEIKRKRLEQGQPVIDLSVGTPNIPPAPHIIDALCTAAADESNYIYAVNDQSALLEAAGSWYLTRYGVELDPKTEICSLLGSQEGLAHISLSIIDEGDLVLVPDPCYPVFADGPRLAGAELYFMPQRKKNDYLIQLQDIPEDIAARAKFMIVSYPNNPTAALAPDSFYTDLIRFAKKYDIIVLHDNAYSELVFDGRTCGSFLAFPGAMEVGVEFNSLSKTYGLAGARIGFCLGNAEVVARLKTLKSNMDYGMFIPIQQAAIAAITGDQGSVEKTAKAYERRRDILCEGFTRIGWNMEKPAATMFIWTRIPAHYETSENFAMDMVSKAGVIVTPGSAFGPSGEGHVRLALVQDEEMLRHAVQAVEASGILKVEL
- a CDS encoding ring-cleaving dioxygenase: MELKGIHHVSAITAHAADNFKFYTEVLGLRLIKKTVNQDDTRVYHLFYGDEEGNPGTELTFFEIPMAGRNREGVSSISALSLRVPSDEALVYWKGRLDQFGVEHDEITQVAGRSALAFRDGEGQRFILVSDENNRGVAGGNPWAKSPVPKAYGIVGLGPVKLTVQDPQPTIAVLQDLLGFRAKGKYPAFTAGQPDILIFETGEGGSGAEVHIEERNDLPRERLGRGGVHHVAFRVDNDEELHAWISKISEGRFPNSGYVDRFYFHSLYFREPNGILFEFATDGPGFATDEDLEHLGESLALPPFLEPQRAQIEANLKPLNTKPE